DNA sequence from the Suricata suricatta isolate VVHF042 chromosome 5, meerkat_22Aug2017_6uvM2_HiC, whole genome shotgun sequence genome:
ACTCTGCCAAGGCCACAGTCTCTGGAACAGCCTCGGCTGTGGGAGGGTCTGAAACAACCATAGCTGTTGGGTCAGAGACCATCACAGCTGTTGGGTCCGGGATAGCCATGGCTGGGGTCTCCAAGACAGTCTCAGCTAGGGGCTCCGGAACAGTCCCAGTTGGAGTCTCTGAGACAGCCATGGCTGGCAGCTCTAGAGTGCTTTGTGATGGCTCTGGATTAGTTGAGGCTGGCTCCAGGAGGGACTGAGATACCTCTGAGGCAACATGTCCTGAAGGTTTCATGGAATCAAAGGATTCTACCATCTCAGACATAACTGAAGATTCTGATGTTAATACAGTTGGTTCAGCTGACATGGGAGTTTCAGACACCACGTAAGCCACCGGTCTCTCTGGAACAATTTGATGCTCTTCTGCGACGATAGCAGACTCTATAGGTGTTGATGTAACAGAAGACTCTGGCTCTAATGGTGGCTCTGGAACCGTCACAGCAGCCTCTGATGCTAACACTGAAGGATCTGATGCTGATACTGAATAATTAGCAGGCAATGTCGAAGGCTCTGAAATCTCACTTTGACTCACAGAAGGTTCAGAAAGCGATACAGACTCTTCAGGAGGCAATGCTGGTACCTCTGTAGGCCAATTATTTTCAGCTGTTAATGCTGACTGCTCAGTAGGTAATGCTGGACCCTCCGGTGGTTCCTCAGGAGGCAATGGTGGGGTCATTGGTGGTTCCTCAGGTGGCAATGGTGGCATTGTTGGAGGCTCTTCAGGAGGCAAAGGTGGCACCATATATGCCTCCGTATATGTATCAGTATAAGAATCGGTGTAAGAATCAGCTGCCATAGACATCATTGAACGATCAGCAGTATAAGATGACATCATAGATCGGTCAGCTGCAGAGTACGATGACATCATAGACCGGTCAGCAGCAGAGTAGGACGACATCATAGACCGGTCGGCACCCATGGACATCATAGATCGGTCAGCCATTGGGGACATCATGGAGCGCTCGTAAGCTGACATCATAGAGCGTTCATAAGCTGACATCATAGAGCGCTCAGCCATAGGGGACATCATAGAGCGCTCATAGGCTGACATCATAGAGCGCTCATAGGCTGACATCATAGAGCGCTCAGCCATAGGGGACATCATAGACCGCTCATAGGACATCATAGAGCGTTCGTAAGATGACATCATGGAACGTTCTGCAGCATAGGACATCATCATAGAACGTCTAGATGCTAGCATCAGGGGTCTTGGTGCTAACCTGTATGGCCTCGGGGCTATTCTATAGGACCTGGGTGCTATCCTATAGGGTCTAGGTGACATCCTATAGGGATCTGGAGTTAGTCTGTAAGGATCATGGCCTAATCTATAGGGGTCCTGCCCTAACCTGTAGGCATCATGACCTAACCTATAAGGGTCATGACCTAACCTATAGGGATCCTGAGATAACCTGTAAGGATCCTGAGCTAACCTGTAGGGATCAGGAGATTTTGAACCCAGCATAGCAGAATCTTGTGTACTAGATGCTAACATCTGGGCATCCATGGTACCAGATGCTAACATCTGAGCATCCATGGTGCCGGAGGCTAACATTTGAGAGTCCATAGTGCCTGATGCTAACATCTGAGAATCCATAGAGCTAGTAGCTAACATCTGGGAGTCCATGGTGCTGGTTGCTAACATCTGGGAATCCATTGTGCTGGTAGCTAACATCTGGGAGTCCATGGAGCTGGTTGCTAACATCTGAGAGTCCATGGAACTGGTTGCTAACATCTGGGAGTCCATGGAGCTGGTTGCTAACATCTGGGAGTCCATGGAGCTGGTTGCTAACATCTGGGAGTCCATGGAGCTGGTTGCTAACATCTGGGAGTCCATGGAGCTGGTTGCTAACATCTGGGAGTCCATGGAGCTAGTTGCTAACATCTGGGAGTCCATGGTGCTAGAGGCTAACATCTGGGAATCCATGGTGTTGGATGCTAGCATCTGGGAATCCATTGTGTTGGATGCTAGCATTTGGGAGTCCATGGTGTTGGACGCTAACATATGGGTCTCCATGGTGTTAGAAGCTAACATATGGGATTCCTGGGCCATCAAGGGATCCACTCCTACTGTTACAGAAGTCTCCCCCACTAATGTAGTAGGCAGCTCCTGTGCTACCGTATTATAGGATTCCAGCGCTGTCGTCGAGGGCACCTCCAGGGACTGCGACACGGTCATCGTTGACAGCTCCGTTGTTGTCACCACAGACTGAACAGAGATCTCCAGCGCCACAGTTGCCACAGGCTGCCCAGGCAACTCTGGCGCCCCAGGCTGCCCAGGCAACTCCAACACCCCTGTTGCCAGAGGCTGCCCCAAAAGCTCCAGGGCTCCAGCTGCCCCAGACTGCCCCGAGAACTCCAGTGCCCCAGTTGCCATGAGCTGCCCAGGCAACTCCAGTGCCCCAGTTGCCACAGGCTGCCCTGACAACTCCAGTGCCCTAGTTGCCGAAGGCAGCCCTGGCAACTCTGGCACCCCAGTCACCGAAGGCTGCCCTGGCAACTCCAGCGCTGTCGTTGCCACTGGCTGTCCTGGCAACTCCAGCACCATTGCCGCCTCAGGCTGCCCCAGCAACCCTGCTGCCGTCGTCACCTCAGGCTGCCCAGGATGTTCCACCGTTGTCATCGCCACAGGCTGCTCCAACTCTGACGTCGTCACAGGTTGTTCGGCCAACTCCATTGCTACTGTTACCGCAGGCTGCCCTGGCAACTCTACCGCTGCTGTCACCGCAGGCAGCCCTGGCAACTCCTGTGCCATCACAGGTGGCTCTGGTACCTCCTGTGGTGGCTCCAACCCCACAGATGGTGCTGGAAGCCCTGGCAATTCCTGCGACAACTGTGGCACTGATGTCACAGAGGGCCCCGGCAACTCAGGCACTGCTGTCGCAGGGGGCCCTAGCAACTCAGACACTGGGGTAGAAAGGGGGCCTGGCAACTCTGGCAACGGGGTAGCAGAGGGCCCAGGTAACTCCAGCGCTGGAGTCACAGGGGGCCCCTGCAACTCCAGCTTGGAGGTCGCAGGTGGCCCCGGCAACTCCATCACTGAGGCCACCGACGACTCCGGCAACTCCAACGCTGTGGTCTTGGGCAACTCCAGCAACTCCTGTGGTCTTGTCATGGATGAATCTGCGATCTCCGATGGTACTTCTACAGGCTGCTCTGGCAATCTGAGCACTTCAGTTGCAGACGACTCTGGAAAATCCACTGTTGATGTGCTTGGCTCAGGGTGCACCTCAGCAGATATCTCAGATGATACCACGAGGGTTTCTGATGGCTCTAGCCCTTTTGTTACTAGAGGTTCTAACATCTTTGATTGCTCTGGAGGTGTGGTATCCAAAGATTTTAGCACAGGCTTCATCTGATAGTCCATGGACATCGTTACAACTGGCTCAGATGACTTGAGCACTAC
Encoded proteins:
- the SON gene encoding protein SON isoform X6 produces the protein MATNIEQIFRSFVVSKFREIQQELSSGRNEGQLNGETNTPNEGNQAGDAAASARSLPNEEIVQKIEEVLSGVLDTELRCKPDLKEASRKSRCVSVQTDPTDEIPTKKSKKHKKHKNKKKKKKKEKEKKYKRQPEESESKAKSHHDGNIDLESHSFLKFDSEPSAMALEHPVRAFGLSETSESSAVVLEPPVVSMEVSEPHTLETLKPATKTAELSVASTSIIAVQSEQSVAVTLEPPMTKILDSFATAPVPTTTVVLKSSEPVVTMSMDYQMKPVLKSLDTTPPEQSKMLEPLVTKGLEPSETLVVSSEISAEVHPEPSTSTVDFPESSATEVLRLPEQPVEVPSEIADSSMTRPQELLELPKTTALELPESSVASVMELPGPPATSKLELQGPPVTPALELPGPSATPLPELPGPLSTPVSELLGPPATAVPELPGPSVTSVPQLSQELPGLPAPSVGLEPPQEVPEPPVMAQELPGLPAVTAAVELPGQPAVTVAMELAEQPVTTSELEQPVAMTTVEHPGQPEVTTAAGLLGQPEAAMVLELPGQPVATTALELPGQPSVTGVPELPGLPSATRALELSGQPVATGALELPGQLMATGALEFSGQSGAAGALELLGQPLATGVLELPGQPGAPELPGQPVATVALEISVQSVVTTTELSTMTVSQSLEVPSTTALESYNTVAQELPTTLVGETSVTVGVDPLMAQESHMLASNTMETHMLASNTMDSQMLASNTMDSQMLASNTMDSQMLASSTMDSQMLATSSMDSQMLATSSMDSQMLATSSMDSQMLATSSMDSQMLATSSMDSQMLATSSMDSQMLATSSMDSQMLATSTMDSQMLATSTMDSQMLATSSMDSQMLASGTMDSQMLASGTMDAQMLASGTMDAQMLASSTQDSAMLGSKSPDPYRLAQDPYRLSQDPYRLGHDPYRLGHDAYRLGQDPYRLGHDPYRLTPDPYRMSPRPYRIAPRSYRIAPRPYRLAPRPLMLASRRSMMMSYAAERSMMSSYERSMMSYERSMMSPMAERSMMSAYERSMMSAYERSMMSPMAERSMMSAYERSMMSAYERSMMSPMADRSMMSMGADRSMMSSYSAADRSMMSSYSAADRSMMSSYTADRSMMSMAADSYTDSYTDTYTEAYMVPPLPPEEPPTMPPLPPEEPPMTPPLPPEEPPEGPALPTEQSALTAENNWPTEVPALPPEESVSLSEPSVSQSEISEPSTLPANYSVSASDPSVLASEAAVTVPEPPLEPESSVTSTPIESAIVAEEHQIVPERPVAYVVSETPMSAEPTVLTSESSVMSEMVESFDSMKPSGHVASEVSQSLLEPASTNPEPSQSTLELPAMAVSETPTGTVPEPLAETVLETPAMAIPDPTAVMVSDPTAMVVSDPPTAEAVPETVALAESEHVTISVPVVSALEPTLPVLEPAVSVPQPNAVVLEPSVSVQESTVIISEPAITVSEQTQIIPTETVSESTPMILESDVIKVNLLSGDQNLAPEIGMQEIPMHSDEEPHVEGHLKNDPYESEHGTNIDLNVNNHLVAKGMEHDTVSAATTGAVGEIGEGNILSISETKQCTVLDTCSSVSEADGGTLSSAGPFALEPDAVGTSKGIEFATGSALTSVSKYDVEVSLATQDTEHDMIISTSPSGGSEADIEGPLPAKDIHLDLPSNNFISKDAEGPLPVKECDQTSAVALSPKESSGEDKEVPLSTKEILSDSGFSANIDEINEADLVRPLLPKDMERLTSLRAGIEGPLLASEVERDKSAASPVVISIPERASESSSEEKDDYEIFVKVKDTHEKSKKNKNRDKGEKEKKRDSSLRSRSKRSKSSEHKSRKRTSESRSRARKRSSKSKSHRSQTRSRSRSRRRRRSSRSRSKSRGRRSVSKEKRKRSPKHRSKSRERKRKRSSSRDNRKTVRARSRTPSRRSRSHTPSRRRRSRSVGRRSFSISPSRRSRTPSRRSRTPSRRSRTPSRRSRTPSRRSRTPSRRSRTPSRRRRSRSVVRRRSFSISPVRLRRSRTPLRRRFSRSPIRRKRSRSSERGRSPKRLTDLNKAQLLEIAKANAAAMCAKAGVPLPPNLKPAPPPTIEEKVAKKSGGATIEELTEKCKQIAQSKEDDDVIVNKPHVSDEEEEEPPFYHHPFKLSEPKPIFFIF
- the SON gene encoding protein SON isoform X7 → MATNIEQIFRSFVVSKFREIQQELSSGRNEGQLNGETNTPNEGNQAGDAAASARSLPNEEIVQKIEEVLSGVLDTELRCKPDLKEASRKSRCVSVQTDPTDEIPTKKSKKHKKHKNKKKKKKKEKEKKYKRQPEESESKAKSHHDGNIDLESHSFLKFDSEPSAMALEHPVRAFGLSETSESSAVVLEPPVVSMEVSEPHTLETLKPATKTAELSVASTSIIAVQSEQSVAVTLEPPMTKILDSFATAPVPTTTVVLKSSEPVVTMSMDYQMKPVLKSLDTTPPEQSKMLEPLVTKGLEPSETLVVSSEISAEVHPEPSTSTVDFPESSATEVLRLPEQPVEVPSEIADSSMTRPQELLELPKTTALELPESSVASVMELPGPPATSKLELQGPPVTPALELPGPSATPLPELPGPLSTPVSELLGPPATAVPELPGPSVTSVPQLSQELPGLPAPSVGLEPPQEVPEPPVMAQELPGLPAVTAAVELPGQPAVTVAMELAEQPVTTSELEQPVAMTTVEHPGQPEVTTAAGLLGQPEAAMVLELPGQPVATTALELPGQPSVTGVPELPGLPSATRALELSGQPVATGALELPGQLMATGALEFSGQSGAAGALELLGQPLATGVLELPGQPGAPELPGQPVATVALEISVQSVVTTTELSTMTVSQSLEVPSTTALESYNTVAQELPTTLVGETSVTVGVDPLMAQESHMLASNTMETHMLASNTMDSQMLASNTMDSQMLASNTMDSQMLASSTMDSQMLATSSMDSQMLATSSMDSQMLATSSMDSQMLATSSMDSQMLATSSMDSQMLATSSMDSQMLATSSMDSQMLATSTMDSQMLATSTMDSQMLATSSMDSQMLASGTMDSQMLASGTMDAQMLASGTMDAQMLASSTQDSAMLGSKSPDPYRLAQDPYRLSQDPYRLGHDPYRLGHDAYRLGQDPYRLGHDPYRLTPDPYRMSPRPYRIAPRSYRIAPRPYRLAPRPLMLASRRSMMMSYAAERSMMSSYERSMMSYERSMMSPMAERSMMSAYERSMMSAYERSMMSPMAERSMMSAYERSMMSAYERSMMSPMADRSMMSMGADRSMMSSYSAADRSMMSSYSAADRSMMSSYTADRSMMSMAADSYTDSYTDTYTEAYMVPPLPPEEPPTMPPLPPEEPPMTPPLPPEEPPEGPALPTEQSALTAENNWPTEVPALPPEESVSLSEPSVSQSEISEPSTLPANYSVSASDPSVLASEAAVTVPEPPLEPESSVTSTPIESAIVAEEHQIVPERPVAYVVSETPMSAEPTVLTSESSVMSEMVESFDSMKPSGHVASEVSQSLLEPASTNPEPSQSTLELPAMAVSETPTGTVPEPLAETVLETPAMAIPDPTAVMVSDPTAMVVSDPPTAEAVPETVALAESEHVTISVPVVSALEPTLPVLEPAVSVPQPNAVVLEPSVSVQESTVIISEPAITVSEQTQIIPTETVSESTPMILESDVIKVNLLSGDQNLAPEIGMQEIPMHSDEEPHVEGHLKNDPYESEHGTNIDLNVNNHLVAKGMEHDTVSAATTGAVGEIGEGNILSISETKQCTVLDTCSSVSEADGGTLSSAGPFALEPDAVGTSKGIEFATGSALTSVSKYDVEVSLATQDTEHDMIISTSPSGGSEADIEGPLPAKDIHLDLPSNNFISKDAEGPLPVKECDQTSAVALSPKESSGEDKEVPLSTKEILSDSGFSANIDEINEADLVRPLLPKDMERLTSLRAGIEGPLLASEVERDKSAASPVVISIPERASESSSEEKDDYEIFVKVKDTHEKSKKNKNRDKGEKEKKRDSSLRSRSKRSKSSEHKSRKRTSESRSRARKRSSKSKSHRSQTRSRSRSRRRRRSSRSRSKSRGRRSVSKEKRKRSPKHRSKSRERKRKRSSSRDNRKTVRARSRTPSRRSRSHTPSRRRRSRSVGRRSFSISPSRRSRTPSRRSRTPSRRSRTPSRRSRTPSRRSRTPSRRSRTPSRRRRSRSVVRRRSFSISPVRLRRSRTPLRRRFSRSPIRRKRSRSSERGRSPKRLTDLNKAQLLEIAKANAAAMCAKAGVPLPPNLKPAPPPTIEEKVAKKSGGATIEELTEF
- the SON gene encoding protein SON isoform X4, coding for MATNIEQIFRSFVVSKFREIQQELSSGRNEGQLNGETNTPNEGNQAGDAAASARSLPNEEIVQKIEEVLSGVLDTELRCKPDLKEASRKSRCVSVQTDPTDEIPTKKSKKHKKHKNKKKKKKKEKEKKYKRQPEESESKAKSHHDGNIDLESHSFLKFDSEPSAMALEHPVRAFGLSETSESSAVVLEPPVVSMEVSEPHTLETLKPATKTAELSVASTSIIAVQSEQSVAVTLEPPMTKILDSFATAPVPTTTVVLKSSEPVVTMSMDYQMKPVLKSLDTTPPEQSKMLEPLVTKGLEPSETLVVSSEISAEVHPEPSTSTVDFPESSATEVLRLPEQPVEVPSEIADSSMTRPQELLELPKTTALELPESSVASVMELPGPPATSKLELQGPPVTPALELPGPSATPLPELPGPLSTPVSELLGPPATAVPELPGPSVTSVPQLSQELPGLPAPSVGLEPPQEVPEPPVMAQELPGLPAVTAAVELPGQPAVTVAMELAEQPVTTSELEQPVAMTTVEHPGQPEVTTAAGLLGQPEAAMVLELPGQPVATTALELPGQPSVTGVPELPGLPSATRALELSGQPVATGALELPGQLMATGALEFSGQSGAAGALELLGQPLATGVLELPGQPGAPELPGQPVATVALEISVQSVVTTTELSTMTVSQSLEVPSTTALESYNTVAQELPTTLVGETSVTVGVDPLMAQESHMLASNTMETHMLASNTMDSQMLASNTMDSQMLASNTMDSQMLASSTMDSQMLATSSMDSQMLATSSMDSQMLATSSMDSQMLATSSMDSQMLATSSMDSQMLATSSMDSQMLATSSMDSQMLATSTMDSQMLATSTMDSQMLATSSMDSQMLASGTMDSQMLASGTMDAQMLASGTMDAQMLASSTQDSAMLGSKSPDPYRLAQDPYRLSQDPYRLGHDPYRLGHDAYRLGQDPYRLGHDPYRLTPDPYRMSPRPYRIAPRSYRIAPRPYRLAPRPLMLASRRSMMMSYAAERSMMSSYERSMMSYERSMMSPMAERSMMSAYERSMMSAYERSMMSPMAERSMMSAYERSMMSAYERSMMSPMADRSMMSMGADRSMMSSYSAADRSMMSSYSAADRSMMSSYTADRSMMSMAADSYTDSYTDTYTEAYMVPPLPPEEPPTMPPLPPEEPPMTPPLPPEEPPEGPALPTEQSALTAENNWPTEVPALPPEESVSLSEPSVSQSEISEPSTLPANYSVSASDPSVLASEAAVTVPEPPLEPESSVTSTPIESAIVAEEHQIVPERPVAYVVSETPMSAEPTVLTSESSVMSEMVESFDSMKPSGHVASEVSQSLLEPASTNPEPSQSTLELPAMAVSETPTGTVPEPLAETVLETPAMAIPDPTAVMVSDPTAMVVSDPPTAEAVPETVALAESEHVTISVPVVSALEPTLPVLEPAVSVPQPNAVVLEPSVSVQESTVIISEPAITVSEQTQIIPTETVSESTPMILESDVIKVNLLSGDQNLAPEIGMQEIPMHSDEEPHVEGHLKNDPYESEHGTNIDLNVNNHLVAKGMEHDTVSAATTGAVGEIGEGNILSISETKQCTVLDTCSSVSEADGGTLSSAGPFALEPDAVGTSKGIEFATGSALTSVSKYDVEVSLATQDTEHDMIISTSPSGGSEADIEGPLPAKDIHLDLPSNNFISKDAEGPLPVKECDQTSAVALSPKESSGEDKEVPLSTKEILSDSGFSANIDEINEADLVRPLLPKDMERLTSLRAGIEGPLLASEVERDKSAASPVVISIPERASESSSEEKDDYEIFVKVKDTHEKSKKNKNRDKGEKEKKRDSSLRSRSKRSKSSEHKSRKRTSESRSRARKRSSKSKSHRSQTRSRSRSRRRRRSSRSRSKSRGRRSVSKEKRKRSPKHRSKSRERKRKRSSSRDNRKTVRARSRTPSRRSRSHTPSRRRRSRSVGRRSFSISPSRRSRTPSRRSRTPSRRSRTPSRRSRTPSRRSRTPSRRSRTPSRRRRSRSVVRRRSFSISPVRLRRSRTPLRRRFSRSPIRRKRSRSSERGRSPKRLTDLNKAQLLEIAKANAAAMCAKAGVPLPPNLKPAPPPTIEEKVAKKSGGATIEELTEKCKQIAQSKEDDDVIVNKPHVSDEEEEEPPFYHHPFKLSEPKPIFFNLNIAAAKPTPPKSQVTLTKEFPVSSGSQHRKKEADSVYGEWVPVEKNGEENKDDDNVFSSNLPSEGRVKRQGRVRRQMKQPAASHLTVTRCNSLCGTKPQSEKHRIAENSVITSLPNIGPSLHLWEGSPRYNYLASRFASRLYSSRFWW
- the SON gene encoding protein SON isoform X5 gives rise to the protein MALEHPVRAFGLSETSESSAVVLEPPVVSMEVSEPHTLETLKPATKTAELSVASTSIIAVQSEQSVAVTLEPPMTKILDSFATAPVPTTTVVLKSSEPVVTMSMDYQMKPVLKSLDTTPPEQSKMLEPLVTKGLEPSETLVVSSEISAEVHPEPSTSTVDFPESSATEVLRLPEQPVEVPSEIADSSMTRPQELLELPKTTALELPESSVASVMELPGPPATSKLELQGPPVTPALELPGPSATPLPELPGPLSTPVSELLGPPATAVPELPGPSVTSVPQLSQELPGLPAPSVGLEPPQEVPEPPVMAQELPGLPAVTAAVELPGQPAVTVAMELAEQPVTTSELEQPVAMTTVEHPGQPEVTTAAGLLGQPEAAMVLELPGQPVATTALELPGQPSVTGVPELPGLPSATRALELSGQPVATGALELPGQLMATGALEFSGQSGAAGALELLGQPLATGVLELPGQPGAPELPGQPVATVALEISVQSVVTTTELSTMTVSQSLEVPSTTALESYNTVAQELPTTLVGETSVTVGVDPLMAQESHMLASNTMETHMLASNTMDSQMLASNTMDSQMLASNTMDSQMLASSTMDSQMLATSSMDSQMLATSSMDSQMLATSSMDSQMLATSSMDSQMLATSSMDSQMLATSSMDSQMLATSSMDSQMLATSTMDSQMLATSTMDSQMLATSSMDSQMLASGTMDSQMLASGTMDAQMLASGTMDAQMLASSTQDSAMLGSKSPDPYRLAQDPYRLSQDPYRLGHDPYRLGHDAYRLGQDPYRLGHDPYRLTPDPYRMSPRPYRIAPRSYRIAPRPYRLAPRPLMLASRRSMMMSYAAERSMMSSYERSMMSYERSMMSPMAERSMMSAYERSMMSAYERSMMSPMAERSMMSAYERSMMSAYERSMMSPMADRSMMSMGADRSMMSSYSAADRSMMSSYSAADRSMMSSYTADRSMMSMAADSYTDSYTDTYTEAYMVPPLPPEEPPTMPPLPPEEPPMTPPLPPEEPPEGPALPTEQSALTAENNWPTEVPALPPEESVSLSEPSVSQSEISEPSTLPANYSVSASDPSVLASEAAVTVPEPPLEPESSVTSTPIESAIVAEEHQIVPERPVAYVVSETPMSAEPTVLTSESSVMSEMVESFDSMKPSGHVASEVSQSLLEPASTNPEPSQSTLELPAMAVSETPTGTVPEPLAETVLETPAMAIPDPTAVMVSDPTAMVVSDPPTAEAVPETVALAESEHVTISVPVVSALEPTLPVLEPAVSVPQPNAVVLEPSVSVQESTVIISEPAITVSEQTQIIPTETVSESTPMILESDVIKVNLLSGDQNLAPEIGMQEIPMHSDEEPHVEGHLKNDPYESEHGTNIDLNVNNHLVAKGMEHDTVSAATTGAVGEIGEGNILSISETKQCTVLDTCSSVSEADGGTLSSAGPFALEPDAVGTSKGIEFATGSALTSVSKYDVEVSLATQDTEHDMIISTSPSGGSEADIEGPLPAKDIHLDLPSNNFISKDAEGPLPVKECDQTSAVALSPKESSGEDKEVPLSTKEILSDSGFSANIDEINEADLVRPLLPKDMERLTSLRAGIEGPLLASEVERDKSAASPVVISIPERASESSSEEKDDYEIFVKVKDTHEKSKKNKNRDKGEKEKKRDSSLRSRSKRSKSSEHKSRKRTSESRSRARKRSSKSKSHRSQTRSRSRSRRRRRSSRSRSKSRGRRSVSKEKRKRSPKHRSKSRERKRKRSSSRDNRKTVRARSRTPSRRSRSHTPSRRRRSRSVGRRSFSISPSRRSRTPSRRSRTPSRRSRTPSRRSRTPSRRSRTPSRRSRTPSRRRRSRSVVRRRSFSISPVRLRRSRTPLRRRFSRSPIRRKRSRSSERGRSPKRLTDLNKAQLLEIAKANAAAMCAKAGVPLPPNLKPAPPPTIEEKVAKKSGGATIEELTEKCKQIAQSKEDDDVIVNKPHVSDEEEEEPPFYHHPFKLSEPKPIFFNLNIAAAKPTPPKSQVTLTKEFPVSSGSQHRKKEADSVYGEWVPVEKNGEENKDDDNVFSSNLPSEPVDISTAMSERALAQKRLSENAFDLEAMSMLNRAQERIDAWAQLNSIPGQFTGSTGVQVLTQEQLANTGAQAWIKKDQFLRAAPVTGGMGAVLMRKMGWREGEGLGKNKEGNKEPILVDFKTDRKGLVAVGERAQKRSGNFSAAMKDLSGKHPVSALMEICNKRRWQPPEFLLVHDSGPDHRKHFLFRVLINGSAYQPSFASPNKKHAKATAATVVLQAMGLVPKDLMANATCFRSASRR